The Canis aureus isolate CA01 chromosome 24, VMU_Caureus_v.1.0, whole genome shotgun sequence genome includes a window with the following:
- the ILKAP gene encoding integrin-linked kinase-associated serine/threonine phosphatase 2C isoform X3 produces MSQTVKSEGKGAKRKASEEEKNGSEELVEKKVCKASSVIFGLKGYVAERKGEREEMQDAHVILNDITEECRPPSSLITRVSYFAVFDGHGGIRASKFAAQNLHQNLIRKFPKGDVISVEKTVKRCLLDTFKHTDEEFLKQASSQKPAWKDGSTATCVLAVDNILYIANLGDSRAILCRFNEESQKHAALSLSKEHNPTQYEERMRIQKAGGNVRDGRVLGVLEVSRSIGDGQYKRCGVTSVPDIRRCQLTPNDRFILLACDGLFKVFTPEEAVNFILSCLEDEKIQSREGKPTVDARYEAACNRLANKAVQRGSADNVTVMVVRIGSP; encoded by the exons ATGTCCCAGACGGTAAAGAGTGAAGGGAAAGGAGCAAAGAGAAAAGCCTCTGAAGAAGAGAAGAATGGCAGTGAAGAGCTTGTGGAAAAGAAAGTTTGTAAAG ccTCCTCAGTGATCTTTGGTTTGAAAGGCTATGTGGCGGAGCGGAAGGGTGAGCGGGAGGAGATGCAGGACGCCCACGTCATCCTGAACGACATCACGGAGGAATGTAGGCCCCCATCGTCCCTCAT TACTCGGGTTtcatattttgctgtttttgatGGACATGGAGGAATCCGAGCCTCAAAATTTGCTGCACAGAATCTGCATCAGAACTTAATCAGGAAATTTCCTAAAG GAGATGTAATCAGTGTAGAGAAAACCGTGAAGAGATGCCTTTTGGACACTTTTAAGCATACTGATGAAGAGTTCCTTAAACAAGCTTCAAGCCA gaagcctgcctggAAAGATGGCTCCACTGCCACGTGTGTTCTGGCCGTAGACAACATTCTGTATATCGCCAACCTGGGAGATAGTCGG GCAATCCTGTGCCGATTTAATGAGGAGAGTCAGAAGCATGCAGCCTTAAGCCTCAGCAAGGAGCATAATCCCACACAGTACGAAGAGCGAATGAGAATACAGAAGGCTGGAGGAAACGTCAG GGACGGTCGTGTCTTGGGTGTGCTGGAGGTGTCCCGCTCCATCGGGGATGGGCAGTACAAGCGCTGTGGGGTCACTTCCGTGCCAGATATCAGACGCTGCCAGCTGACCCCCAATGACAG GTTCATTCTGCTGGCCTGTGACGGCCTCTTCAAGGTCTTCACCCCAGAAGAAGCCGTGAACTTCATCCTGTCCTGCCTGGAG GATGAGAAGATCCAGAGCCGGGAAGGGAAGCCCACAGTGGATGCCCGCTACGAAGCCGCCTGCAACAGGCTGGCCAACAAGGCAGTGCAGCGGGGCTCTGCGGACAACGTCACCGTGATGGTGGTGCGGATAGGGTCCCCGTGA
- the ILKAP gene encoding integrin-linked kinase-associated serine/threonine phosphatase 2C isoform X1, with protein MDLFGDLPEPERSPRPAVGKEAQKGPLLFDDLPPASSTDSGSGGPLLFDDLPPASSGDSGPLDTSMSQTVKSEGKGAKRKASEEEKNGSEELVEKKVCKASSVIFGLKGYVAERKGEREEMQDAHVILNDITEECRPPSSLITRVSYFAVFDGHGGIRASKFAAQNLHQNLIRKFPKGDVISVEKTVKRCLLDTFKHTDEEFLKQASSQKPAWKDGSTATCVLAVDNILYIANLGDSRAILCRFNEESQKHAALSLSKEHNPTQYEERMRIQKAGGNVRDGRVLGVLEVSRSIGDGQYKRCGVTSVPDIRRCQLTPNDRFILLACDGLFKVFTPEEAVNFILSCLEDEKIQSREGKPTVDARYEAACNRLANKAVQRGSADNVTVMVVRIGSP; from the exons ATGGACCTGTTCGGGGACCTGCCGGAGCCCGAGCGCTCGCCGCGCCCGGCTGTCG GCAAAGAAGCTCAGAAAGGACCTCTACTTTTTGATGACCTCCCTCCGGCCAGCAGTACTGACTCAG GGTCAGGGGGACCTTTGCTTTTTGATGATCTCCCACCAGCCAGCAGTGGCGATTCAG GTCCTCTTGACACGTCGATGTCCCAGACGGTAAAGAGTGAAGGGAAAGGAGCAAAGAGAAAAGCCTCTGAAGAAGAGAAGAATGGCAGTGAAGAGCTTGTGGAAAAGAAAGTTTGTAAAG ccTCCTCAGTGATCTTTGGTTTGAAAGGCTATGTGGCGGAGCGGAAGGGTGAGCGGGAGGAGATGCAGGACGCCCACGTCATCCTGAACGACATCACGGAGGAATGTAGGCCCCCATCGTCCCTCAT TACTCGGGTTtcatattttgctgtttttgatGGACATGGAGGAATCCGAGCCTCAAAATTTGCTGCACAGAATCTGCATCAGAACTTAATCAGGAAATTTCCTAAAG GAGATGTAATCAGTGTAGAGAAAACCGTGAAGAGATGCCTTTTGGACACTTTTAAGCATACTGATGAAGAGTTCCTTAAACAAGCTTCAAGCCA gaagcctgcctggAAAGATGGCTCCACTGCCACGTGTGTTCTGGCCGTAGACAACATTCTGTATATCGCCAACCTGGGAGATAGTCGG GCAATCCTGTGCCGATTTAATGAGGAGAGTCAGAAGCATGCAGCCTTAAGCCTCAGCAAGGAGCATAATCCCACACAGTACGAAGAGCGAATGAGAATACAGAAGGCTGGAGGAAACGTCAG GGACGGTCGTGTCTTGGGTGTGCTGGAGGTGTCCCGCTCCATCGGGGATGGGCAGTACAAGCGCTGTGGGGTCACTTCCGTGCCAGATATCAGACGCTGCCAGCTGACCCCCAATGACAG GTTCATTCTGCTGGCCTGTGACGGCCTCTTCAAGGTCTTCACCCCAGAAGAAGCCGTGAACTTCATCCTGTCCTGCCTGGAG GATGAGAAGATCCAGAGCCGGGAAGGGAAGCCCACAGTGGATGCCCGCTACGAAGCCGCCTGCAACAGGCTGGCCAACAAGGCAGTGCAGCGGGGCTCTGCGGACAACGTCACCGTGATGGTGGTGCGGATAGGGTCCCCGTGA
- the ILKAP gene encoding integrin-linked kinase-associated serine/threonine phosphatase 2C isoform X2 translates to MASGSGGPLLFDDLPPASSGDSGPLDTSMSQTVKSEGKGAKRKASEEEKNGSEELVEKKVCKASSVIFGLKGYVAERKGEREEMQDAHVILNDITEECRPPSSLITRVSYFAVFDGHGGIRASKFAAQNLHQNLIRKFPKGDVISVEKTVKRCLLDTFKHTDEEFLKQASSQKPAWKDGSTATCVLAVDNILYIANLGDSRAILCRFNEESQKHAALSLSKEHNPTQYEERMRIQKAGGNVRDGRVLGVLEVSRSIGDGQYKRCGVTSVPDIRRCQLTPNDRFILLACDGLFKVFTPEEAVNFILSCLEDEKIQSREGKPTVDARYEAACNRLANKAVQRGSADNVTVMVVRIGSP, encoded by the exons ATGGCATCAG GGTCAGGGGGACCTTTGCTTTTTGATGATCTCCCACCAGCCAGCAGTGGCGATTCAG GTCCTCTTGACACGTCGATGTCCCAGACGGTAAAGAGTGAAGGGAAAGGAGCAAAGAGAAAAGCCTCTGAAGAAGAGAAGAATGGCAGTGAAGAGCTTGTGGAAAAGAAAGTTTGTAAAG ccTCCTCAGTGATCTTTGGTTTGAAAGGCTATGTGGCGGAGCGGAAGGGTGAGCGGGAGGAGATGCAGGACGCCCACGTCATCCTGAACGACATCACGGAGGAATGTAGGCCCCCATCGTCCCTCAT TACTCGGGTTtcatattttgctgtttttgatGGACATGGAGGAATCCGAGCCTCAAAATTTGCTGCACAGAATCTGCATCAGAACTTAATCAGGAAATTTCCTAAAG GAGATGTAATCAGTGTAGAGAAAACCGTGAAGAGATGCCTTTTGGACACTTTTAAGCATACTGATGAAGAGTTCCTTAAACAAGCTTCAAGCCA gaagcctgcctggAAAGATGGCTCCACTGCCACGTGTGTTCTGGCCGTAGACAACATTCTGTATATCGCCAACCTGGGAGATAGTCGG GCAATCCTGTGCCGATTTAATGAGGAGAGTCAGAAGCATGCAGCCTTAAGCCTCAGCAAGGAGCATAATCCCACACAGTACGAAGAGCGAATGAGAATACAGAAGGCTGGAGGAAACGTCAG GGACGGTCGTGTCTTGGGTGTGCTGGAGGTGTCCCGCTCCATCGGGGATGGGCAGTACAAGCGCTGTGGGGTCACTTCCGTGCCAGATATCAGACGCTGCCAGCTGACCCCCAATGACAG GTTCATTCTGCTGGCCTGTGACGGCCTCTTCAAGGTCTTCACCCCAGAAGAAGCCGTGAACTTCATCCTGTCCTGCCTGGAG GATGAGAAGATCCAGAGCCGGGAAGGGAAGCCCACAGTGGATGCCCGCTACGAAGCCGCCTGCAACAGGCTGGCCAACAAGGCAGTGCAGCGGGGCTCTGCGGACAACGTCACCGTGATGGTGGTGCGGATAGGGTCCCCGTGA